In a single window of the Arachis hypogaea cultivar Tifrunner chromosome 6, arahy.Tifrunner.gnm2.J5K5, whole genome shotgun sequence genome:
- the LOC112756260 gene encoding protein ESSENTIAL FOR POTEXVIRUS ACCUMULATION 1-like isoform X1 has protein sequence MAQRATSDSRTPLKISKDVQGSDNPIPLSPQWLLPKPGESKSGRGTVENHVALSPPFGLRMETTKTSGNGEDVHDAHKRKDVFRPSMLDSESGRRDRWRDEERDTKSSIRKDRWRDGEKDLGDSRRVERWTENLPSKNFGEVRRGAADRRNDSGNRDTNFDQRRESKWNTRWGPDNKEPEGLREKWSDSGKEVDIHLDKGLSHTSNHGKDEKEGDHYRPWRPSFSQGRGRSEPPHQHNSTPNKQEGSTYSSGRGRGENMTPVSTHGHDWGGSNSSFTNNSYPVSLPEKVETGLGEPSPFRYNRTKLLDIYRVTKMDRNRKLADDFVQVPNLTQEEPLEPLAILAPNSEELSILKGIDKGEIITSGAPQVPKDGRSSTDFSHTRRSKPGGSPFYERVEDGDINRVTDEVPNNKDLSVEGNISAHHGVARRTMPGGEHGTTTLLHDNSDATNGVRSRILDYSSDPRDVGKWQSSEDSILKRQLSGILDSELGSRRVVQTPPEELSLLYKDPKGQIQGPFKGIDIIGWFESGYFGIDLPVRLDNSAADSPWLPLGDVMPHLRAKARPPPGFSAPKPNDFTDIPGRQNSAPFGNTLAGLSEFETLRSDPRLRQTSATEAENRFLESLMSGNKGSPPLESLALSEGLQGFIGNNSANLGPSGVDNGNNLYLLANSLALERQRSLPSAYPYWPGPDAASLAPKPDIPLDAALHSKLLSSMSDNSRQTQSQNSDLLSIIQGLSDRTSVGLNNGASGWPNHPLQGGLHPLQNKFDFHHDQNFSQVPFGVPQQRLPAHNQLSLSNLLGQATDNPANILSAEKLLSSGISQDPQLLNLLQQQYLMQLQSQAVAPAQQMPLLEKLLLLQQQQRQEEQQKHQLLLQQQKQLLSQVLQDQQSNQRLANSSYGHMQSGTPPIGNLHMDPSQLQSKEGMFSMSSQSNKPGVLDELRTDSLNIPMSSQDSCYNLSDEASPLNLPHQLFGNTGSQKSWGPAVPEQTNEQNQEMFPAPTVVDSPLLHDQEISKEENQIAEQPLSISDFTSKSLETPGDAISFATESCGIEFPPSIDMKERSNIVHEEQQAEREINNVEPSVVVQNIDAQEPKKVNEKKSKKQKSSKLQPSDQAKGLPKNAALQLSKQSEPGKPDSNETNLKQTTAKGNQIGVAVKEDANYEVHGVSAGVPGSIDDAGDRVESKVVDSVITQHTEMPTGRAWKAAPGAKPKSLLEIQQEEQRKAEAEMVVSEIATSVKSVSLTTPWSGVVANPDYVKVSGESHREGGNADHLVKTETSQKPKSKKSPLHDLLAEEVLKKSNEKDAEVPKNTSSSQNIAIQSESPDDSKFIEAKDTKRGRKKSTKSKGSGVKASVPNASVEVPISSSPIEKGKSSRSSLQEKEVLPAIPTGPSLGDFVPWKGERELPSSTPSLAWSTDFVKFPKPTSLRDILKEQEKKSSSAVPANPMPTPQKVQSSQSIRNGGSSWSFSASSPSKAASPIQINSHATSQSKYKGDDDLFWGPVEQSKPETKQSDFPQLGSQGISGLKNTPVKGSSPASLSRQKSVSSKPTEQRSLLSSSPASSQSLLKTKKDSMTKHSEAMGFRDWCESECDRLIGTKDTSFLEFCLKQSRSEAELLLVENLGSYDPEHEFIEKFLNYKDMLPSDVLEIAFQSKTDKKATGVSASGVLSANADMQDMDNTEASGIGGGKKKTKKGKKVSPAVLGFNVVSNRIMMGEIQTVED, from the exons ATGGCTCAACGCGCCACCTCTGATTCTCGCACTCCATTGAAGATCTCCAAAG ATGTTCAGGGCTCTGACAATCCAATTCCACTTTCACCGCAATGGCTTCTGCCAAAGCCAGGGGAAAGTAAATCTGGAAGAGGAACTGTG GAAAACCATGTGGCTTTAAGTCCTCCATTTGGTCTTCGCATGGAGACCACTAAGACATCTGGAAATGGAGAGGATGTGCATGATGCTCATAAGCGAAAAGATGTCTTTAGGCCGTCCATGCTTGACTCAGAAAGTGGACGCCGTGATCGTTGGCGTGATGAAGAGCGGGACACTAAGTCCTCCATACGGAAGGATCGGTGGAGGGATGGAGAGAAAGATCTTGGTGATTCTCGGAGAGTGGAGCGTTGGACAGAAAATTTGCCTTCAAAGAACTTTGGAGAAGTTCGTCGTGGTGCTGCTGATAGACGGAATGATTCCGGAAACAGAGACACTAACTTTGACCAGCGGCGTGAGAGTAAGTGGAACACACGCTGGGGTCCTGATAATAAGGAACCAGAAGGTCTTCGTGAAAAATGGAGCGACTCTGGAAAAGAAGTTGATATACATCTGGACAAAGGCTTGTCTCACACTTCCAATCATGGAAAGGATGAAAAGGAGGGAGATCATTATCGGCCATGGAGACCTAGCTTCTCACAGGGCCGTGGTAGGTCAGAGCCTCCCCATCAACATAACAGTACCCCAAACAAGCAAGAAGGCTCCACATATTCCTCTGGGCGTGGGCGTGGGGAGAATATGACCCCAGTTTCTACTCATGGTCATGACTGGGGTGGCTCTAACAGTAGCTTCACGAATAACTCTTATCCTGTATCTTTACCAGAAAAAGTTGAAACTGGTCTCGGAGAACCTTCTCCCTTCAGATATAATAGGACAAAGTTGCTTGATATTTACAGAGTGACTAAAATGGATAGAAATAGAAAACTAGCTGATGATTTTGTGCAGGTACCTAATCTTACACAGGAAGAACCATTGGAACCTCTAGCAATTCTGGCACCAAATTCTGAAGAACTG tcTATTTTAAAGGGTATTGACAAAGGGGAGATTATTACTAGTGGAGCACCTCAGGTGCCTAAAGATGGAAGAAGCTCAACAGATTTTTCGCATACTAGGCGATCGAAACCTGGAGGTTCACCTTTCTATG AAAGAGTTGAAGATGGAGACATTAACAGAGTAACTGATGAGGTCCCCAATAACAAAGATTTGTCAGTTGAAGGAAATATCTCTGCTCATCATGGTGTTGCAAGGCGAACTATGCCAGGGGGTGAACATGGAACTACCACCCTCTTGCATGATAATAGTGATGCAACTAATGGTGTAAGGTCAAGAATTTTGGATTATTCATCTGATCCAAGAGATGTCGGGAAGTGGCAATCCAGTGAAGATTCCATTCTTAAGAGGCAGCTATCTGGAATTCTGGATAGTGAACTTGGAAGCAGGAGAGTAGTGCAGACCCCACCGGAGGAGTTATCCCTTTTATATAAGGATCCTAAGGGTCAAATTCAGGGTCCTTTCAAAGGAATTGATATTATTGGATGGTTTGAGTCTGGATATTTTGGTATTGACTTACCTGTTCGTCTTGATAATTCAGCAGCTGATTCACCATGGTTACCTCTTGGTGATGTCATGCCTCATTTACGAGCTAAAGCCCGACCACCACCGGGTTTTTCTGCTCCAAAACCGAATGACTTTACTGACATACCTGGCCGCCAGAACTCTGCTCCCTTTGGGAATACCCTTGCTGGTTTGAGTGAGTTTGAGACATTGAGAAGTGATCCTAGGCTTAGGCAAACTTCTGCTACAGAAGCTGAAAATAGATTTCTGGAGTCACTTATGTCTGGTAACAAGGGAAGTCCGCCGCTCGAAAGTCTTGCCTTATCCGAAG GTTTACAAGGGTTTATTGGAAATAATTCTGCTAATCTTGGTCCTTCTGGAGTAGATAATGGAAACAACCTTTACTTACTTGCCAATAGTCTAGCACTTGAGCGACAGAGATCCTTACCTAGTGCTTACCCATATTGGCCAGGGCCTGATGCAGCTTCCCTTGCGCCAAAACCAGATATTCCCCTGGACGCAGCCCTGCATTCAAAACTTTTATCTTCAATGAGCGACAATTCTCGGCAGACTCAGTCCCAAAACTCTGATTTGCTGTCAATCATCCAGGGATTATCTGACAGGACATCTGTTGGTTTAAATAATGGTGCTTCTGGATGGCCAAATCATCCTCTGCAGGGTGGATTACATCCACTTCAGAATAAATTTGACTTCCATCATGATCAGAATTTTTCTCAAGTGCCATTTGGCGTTCCACAGCAAAGGCTGCCAGCACATAACCAATTGTCCCTGAGCAATTTACTAGGTCAAGCAACTGATAACCCCGCAAATATTTTGTCAGCAGAGAAGCTACTTTCTTCTGGTATATCTCAAGATCCACAACTATTGAATTTGTTACAGCAACAATACTTGATGCAGTTGCAGTCTCAGGCTGTTGCCCCAGCTCAGCAGATGCCATTGTTAGAGAAATTGTTACTGCTTCAGCAGCAACAAAGGCAGGAGGAGCAGCAGAAGCATCAGTTATTGCTGCAACAGCAGAAGCAATTGCTGTCTCAAGTGCTGCAAGACCAGCAATCTAACCAGCGACTTGCTAATTCGTCTTATGGACATATGCAGTCTGGTACACCTCCAATTGGGAATTTGCACATGGATCCTTCTCAACTTCAATCAAAAGAGGGGATGTTTTCCATGAGCTCTCAATCAAATAAGCCCGGTGTGCTTGATGAACTCCGCACTGATTCTTTAAATATACCTATGAGTAGCCAGGACTCTTGTTATAATTTAAGTGATGAAGCTTCTCCTTTAAATCTGCCACATCAATTGTTTGGCAATACTGGTTCTCAGAAAAGCTGGGGCCCTGCGGTTCCTGAACAAACTAATGAGCAGAATCAGGAGATGTTTCCTGCACCAACAGTGGTTGATAGTCCCTTATTACATGATCAGGAGATATCTAAAGAGGAAAACCAGATTGCAGAGCAACCTCTTTCTATTTCAGACTTTACTTCCAAGTCTCTGGAGACTCCTGGTGATGCCATTTCCTTTGCCACTGAATCATGTGGGATTGAATTCCCACCAAGCATAGACATGAAGGAAAGATCAAATATTGTGCATGAAGAGCAGCAGGCTGAAAGAGAAATCAACAATGTTGAGCCGTCTGTGGTAGTGCAAAATATTGATGCGCAAGAACCCAAAAAGGTCAATGAGAAGAAATCCAAAAAGCAAAAATCTTCAAAATTGCAGCCTTCTGATCAAGCAAAGGGATTGCCTAAAAATGCGGCCTTGCAGCTGTCCAAGCAATCAGAACCTGGAAAGCCAGATTCTAATGAAACAAATCTGAAACAAACAACAGCTAAGGGAAACCAAATTGGAGTTGCTGTCAAAGAGGATGCTAATTATGAAGTTCATGGTGTGTCTGCTGGTGTTCCTGGAAGTATCGATGATGCGGGTGATAGGGTTGAGTCAAAGGTAGTTGATTCTGTAATAACACAGCATACTGAAATGCCTACAGGACGAGCCTGGAAGGCTGCTCCCGGTGCCAAGCCAAAGTCTTTATTAGAAATTCAACAGGAAGAACAGAGAAAGGCAGAGGCAGAAATGGTTGTATCTGAGATTGCTACTTCTGTCAAGTCAGTTAGTCTGACAACTCCTTGGTCAGGGGTTGTGGCCAATCCAGACTATGTAAAGGTGTCTGGTGAAAGTCATAGAGAAGGAGGCAATGCTGATCATCTGGTTAAAACGGAAACTTCTCAAAAACCTAAGAGCAAGAAAAGTCCACTACATGATCTATTGGCAGAAGAAGTTTTGAAGAAATCCAACGAAAAAGATGCTGAGGTTCCTAAGAATACATCATCCTCTCAGAATATAGCTATCCAGTCAGAATCACCGGATGATTCAAAATTCATCGAGGCAAAAGATACCAAAAGAGGCCGGAAAAAGTCAACAAAATCAAAGGGTTCAGGAGTTAAAGCCTCCGTGCCCAATGCATCTGTGGAAGTGCCCATCTCTTCGAGCCCCATTGAAAAAGGCAAAAGCTCCCGCTCTTCACTGCAGGAGAAAGAAGTGTTGCCTGCCATACCCACAGGCCCCTCGTTGGGAGACTTTGTTCCGTGGAAAGGGGAAAGGGAGCTACCTAGCTCAACTCCTTCGCTAGCATGGTCTACTGATTTTGTTAAGTTCCCTAAACCGACATCATTAAGGGACATTTTAAAGGAGCAGGAGAAGAAGTCTTCTTCTGCGGTTCCTGCCAACCCAATGCCTACCCCTCAGAAAGTGCAGTCTTCCCAGTCTATACGGAATGGTGGTTCTTCATGGTCATTCtcagcttcctctccatccaaAGCCGCATCTCCAATCCAGATAAATTCTCATGCTACTTCTCAGTCAAAATACAAAGGGGATGATGACTTATTCTGGGGTCCAGTTGAGCAGTCTAAGCCGGAAACTAAGCA GTCAGATTTCCCTCAGCTTGGAAGCCAAGGGATCTCGGGTTTAAAGAATACACCTGTTAAAGGGAGTTCACCTGCATCTTTATCTCGTCAAAAATCAGTGAGCAGCAAACCAACTGAGCAACGGTCTCTGTTATCATCATCACCTGCCTCATCTCAATCCTTGCTTAAAACCAAAAAAGATTCCATGACTAAGCATTCTG AGGCAATGGGCTTCCGAGATTGGTGTGAGAGCGAGTGCGATCGGCTAATAGGTACAAAAG ATACAAGTTTCCTTGAATTTTGCTTGAAGCAATCGAGATCCGAAGCCGAGTTGCTTCTCGTAGAAAACCTTGGATCATATGACCCGGAACATGAATTCATTGAGAAGTTCCTCAACTACAAGGATATGTTACCATCAGATGTTTTGGAAATAGCCTTCCAGAGCAAAACCGATAAGAAGGCTACTGGAGTCAGTGCCAGCGGTGTGCTATCTGCTAATGCAGATATGCAGGATATGGACAACACAGAAGCATCTGGGATAGGAGGGGGaaagaagaagacaaagaaaGGGAAAAAGGTTAGCCCTGCAGTTTTGGGATTCAATGTTGTGAGTAACAGGATCATGATGGGTGAGATCCAGACAGTAGAAGATTAA
- the LOC112756260 gene encoding protein ESSENTIAL FOR POTEXVIRUS ACCUMULATION 1-like isoform X2 has product METTKTSGNGEDVHDAHKRKDVFRPSMLDSESGRRDRWRDEERDTKSSIRKDRWRDGEKDLGDSRRVERWTENLPSKNFGEVRRGAADRRNDSGNRDTNFDQRRESKWNTRWGPDNKEPEGLREKWSDSGKEVDIHLDKGLSHTSNHGKDEKEGDHYRPWRPSFSQGRGRSEPPHQHNSTPNKQEGSTYSSGRGRGENMTPVSTHGHDWGGSNSSFTNNSYPVSLPEKVETGLGEPSPFRYNRTKLLDIYRVTKMDRNRKLADDFVQVPNLTQEEPLEPLAILAPNSEELSILKGIDKGEIITSGAPQVPKDGRSSTDFSHTRRSKPGGSPFYERVEDGDINRVTDEVPNNKDLSVEGNISAHHGVARRTMPGGEHGTTTLLHDNSDATNGVRSRILDYSSDPRDVGKWQSSEDSILKRQLSGILDSELGSRRVVQTPPEELSLLYKDPKGQIQGPFKGIDIIGWFESGYFGIDLPVRLDNSAADSPWLPLGDVMPHLRAKARPPPGFSAPKPNDFTDIPGRQNSAPFGNTLAGLSEFETLRSDPRLRQTSATEAENRFLESLMSGNKGSPPLESLALSEGLQGFIGNNSANLGPSGVDNGNNLYLLANSLALERQRSLPSAYPYWPGPDAASLAPKPDIPLDAALHSKLLSSMSDNSRQTQSQNSDLLSIIQGLSDRTSVGLNNGASGWPNHPLQGGLHPLQNKFDFHHDQNFSQVPFGVPQQRLPAHNQLSLSNLLGQATDNPANILSAEKLLSSGISQDPQLLNLLQQQYLMQLQSQAVAPAQQMPLLEKLLLLQQQQRQEEQQKHQLLLQQQKQLLSQVLQDQQSNQRLANSSYGHMQSGTPPIGNLHMDPSQLQSKEGMFSMSSQSNKPGVLDELRTDSLNIPMSSQDSCYNLSDEASPLNLPHQLFGNTGSQKSWGPAVPEQTNEQNQEMFPAPTVVDSPLLHDQEISKEENQIAEQPLSISDFTSKSLETPGDAISFATESCGIEFPPSIDMKERSNIVHEEQQAEREINNVEPSVVVQNIDAQEPKKVNEKKSKKQKSSKLQPSDQAKGLPKNAALQLSKQSEPGKPDSNETNLKQTTAKGNQIGVAVKEDANYEVHGVSAGVPGSIDDAGDRVESKVVDSVITQHTEMPTGRAWKAAPGAKPKSLLEIQQEEQRKAEAEMVVSEIATSVKSVSLTTPWSGVVANPDYVKVSGESHREGGNADHLVKTETSQKPKSKKSPLHDLLAEEVLKKSNEKDAEVPKNTSSSQNIAIQSESPDDSKFIEAKDTKRGRKKSTKSKGSGVKASVPNASVEVPISSSPIEKGKSSRSSLQEKEVLPAIPTGPSLGDFVPWKGERELPSSTPSLAWSTDFVKFPKPTSLRDILKEQEKKSSSAVPANPMPTPQKVQSSQSIRNGGSSWSFSASSPSKAASPIQINSHATSQSKYKGDDDLFWGPVEQSKPETKQSDFPQLGSQGISGLKNTPVKGSSPASLSRQKSVSSKPTEQRSLLSSSPASSQSLLKTKKDSMTKHSEAMGFRDWCESECDRLIGTKDTSFLEFCLKQSRSEAELLLVENLGSYDPEHEFIEKFLNYKDMLPSDVLEIAFQSKTDKKATGVSASGVLSANADMQDMDNTEASGIGGGKKKTKKGKKVSPAVLGFNVVSNRIMMGEIQTVED; this is encoded by the exons ATGGAGACCACTAAGACATCTGGAAATGGAGAGGATGTGCATGATGCTCATAAGCGAAAAGATGTCTTTAGGCCGTCCATGCTTGACTCAGAAAGTGGACGCCGTGATCGTTGGCGTGATGAAGAGCGGGACACTAAGTCCTCCATACGGAAGGATCGGTGGAGGGATGGAGAGAAAGATCTTGGTGATTCTCGGAGAGTGGAGCGTTGGACAGAAAATTTGCCTTCAAAGAACTTTGGAGAAGTTCGTCGTGGTGCTGCTGATAGACGGAATGATTCCGGAAACAGAGACACTAACTTTGACCAGCGGCGTGAGAGTAAGTGGAACACACGCTGGGGTCCTGATAATAAGGAACCAGAAGGTCTTCGTGAAAAATGGAGCGACTCTGGAAAAGAAGTTGATATACATCTGGACAAAGGCTTGTCTCACACTTCCAATCATGGAAAGGATGAAAAGGAGGGAGATCATTATCGGCCATGGAGACCTAGCTTCTCACAGGGCCGTGGTAGGTCAGAGCCTCCCCATCAACATAACAGTACCCCAAACAAGCAAGAAGGCTCCACATATTCCTCTGGGCGTGGGCGTGGGGAGAATATGACCCCAGTTTCTACTCATGGTCATGACTGGGGTGGCTCTAACAGTAGCTTCACGAATAACTCTTATCCTGTATCTTTACCAGAAAAAGTTGAAACTGGTCTCGGAGAACCTTCTCCCTTCAGATATAATAGGACAAAGTTGCTTGATATTTACAGAGTGACTAAAATGGATAGAAATAGAAAACTAGCTGATGATTTTGTGCAGGTACCTAATCTTACACAGGAAGAACCATTGGAACCTCTAGCAATTCTGGCACCAAATTCTGAAGAACTG tcTATTTTAAAGGGTATTGACAAAGGGGAGATTATTACTAGTGGAGCACCTCAGGTGCCTAAAGATGGAAGAAGCTCAACAGATTTTTCGCATACTAGGCGATCGAAACCTGGAGGTTCACCTTTCTATG AAAGAGTTGAAGATGGAGACATTAACAGAGTAACTGATGAGGTCCCCAATAACAAAGATTTGTCAGTTGAAGGAAATATCTCTGCTCATCATGGTGTTGCAAGGCGAACTATGCCAGGGGGTGAACATGGAACTACCACCCTCTTGCATGATAATAGTGATGCAACTAATGGTGTAAGGTCAAGAATTTTGGATTATTCATCTGATCCAAGAGATGTCGGGAAGTGGCAATCCAGTGAAGATTCCATTCTTAAGAGGCAGCTATCTGGAATTCTGGATAGTGAACTTGGAAGCAGGAGAGTAGTGCAGACCCCACCGGAGGAGTTATCCCTTTTATATAAGGATCCTAAGGGTCAAATTCAGGGTCCTTTCAAAGGAATTGATATTATTGGATGGTTTGAGTCTGGATATTTTGGTATTGACTTACCTGTTCGTCTTGATAATTCAGCAGCTGATTCACCATGGTTACCTCTTGGTGATGTCATGCCTCATTTACGAGCTAAAGCCCGACCACCACCGGGTTTTTCTGCTCCAAAACCGAATGACTTTACTGACATACCTGGCCGCCAGAACTCTGCTCCCTTTGGGAATACCCTTGCTGGTTTGAGTGAGTTTGAGACATTGAGAAGTGATCCTAGGCTTAGGCAAACTTCTGCTACAGAAGCTGAAAATAGATTTCTGGAGTCACTTATGTCTGGTAACAAGGGAAGTCCGCCGCTCGAAAGTCTTGCCTTATCCGAAG GTTTACAAGGGTTTATTGGAAATAATTCTGCTAATCTTGGTCCTTCTGGAGTAGATAATGGAAACAACCTTTACTTACTTGCCAATAGTCTAGCACTTGAGCGACAGAGATCCTTACCTAGTGCTTACCCATATTGGCCAGGGCCTGATGCAGCTTCCCTTGCGCCAAAACCAGATATTCCCCTGGACGCAGCCCTGCATTCAAAACTTTTATCTTCAATGAGCGACAATTCTCGGCAGACTCAGTCCCAAAACTCTGATTTGCTGTCAATCATCCAGGGATTATCTGACAGGACATCTGTTGGTTTAAATAATGGTGCTTCTGGATGGCCAAATCATCCTCTGCAGGGTGGATTACATCCACTTCAGAATAAATTTGACTTCCATCATGATCAGAATTTTTCTCAAGTGCCATTTGGCGTTCCACAGCAAAGGCTGCCAGCACATAACCAATTGTCCCTGAGCAATTTACTAGGTCAAGCAACTGATAACCCCGCAAATATTTTGTCAGCAGAGAAGCTACTTTCTTCTGGTATATCTCAAGATCCACAACTATTGAATTTGTTACAGCAACAATACTTGATGCAGTTGCAGTCTCAGGCTGTTGCCCCAGCTCAGCAGATGCCATTGTTAGAGAAATTGTTACTGCTTCAGCAGCAACAAAGGCAGGAGGAGCAGCAGAAGCATCAGTTATTGCTGCAACAGCAGAAGCAATTGCTGTCTCAAGTGCTGCAAGACCAGCAATCTAACCAGCGACTTGCTAATTCGTCTTATGGACATATGCAGTCTGGTACACCTCCAATTGGGAATTTGCACATGGATCCTTCTCAACTTCAATCAAAAGAGGGGATGTTTTCCATGAGCTCTCAATCAAATAAGCCCGGTGTGCTTGATGAACTCCGCACTGATTCTTTAAATATACCTATGAGTAGCCAGGACTCTTGTTATAATTTAAGTGATGAAGCTTCTCCTTTAAATCTGCCACATCAATTGTTTGGCAATACTGGTTCTCAGAAAAGCTGGGGCCCTGCGGTTCCTGAACAAACTAATGAGCAGAATCAGGAGATGTTTCCTGCACCAACAGTGGTTGATAGTCCCTTATTACATGATCAGGAGATATCTAAAGAGGAAAACCAGATTGCAGAGCAACCTCTTTCTATTTCAGACTTTACTTCCAAGTCTCTGGAGACTCCTGGTGATGCCATTTCCTTTGCCACTGAATCATGTGGGATTGAATTCCCACCAAGCATAGACATGAAGGAAAGATCAAATATTGTGCATGAAGAGCAGCAGGCTGAAAGAGAAATCAACAATGTTGAGCCGTCTGTGGTAGTGCAAAATATTGATGCGCAAGAACCCAAAAAGGTCAATGAGAAGAAATCCAAAAAGCAAAAATCTTCAAAATTGCAGCCTTCTGATCAAGCAAAGGGATTGCCTAAAAATGCGGCCTTGCAGCTGTCCAAGCAATCAGAACCTGGAAAGCCAGATTCTAATGAAACAAATCTGAAACAAACAACAGCTAAGGGAAACCAAATTGGAGTTGCTGTCAAAGAGGATGCTAATTATGAAGTTCATGGTGTGTCTGCTGGTGTTCCTGGAAGTATCGATGATGCGGGTGATAGGGTTGAGTCAAAGGTAGTTGATTCTGTAATAACACAGCATACTGAAATGCCTACAGGACGAGCCTGGAAGGCTGCTCCCGGTGCCAAGCCAAAGTCTTTATTAGAAATTCAACAGGAAGAACAGAGAAAGGCAGAGGCAGAAATGGTTGTATCTGAGATTGCTACTTCTGTCAAGTCAGTTAGTCTGACAACTCCTTGGTCAGGGGTTGTGGCCAATCCAGACTATGTAAAGGTGTCTGGTGAAAGTCATAGAGAAGGAGGCAATGCTGATCATCTGGTTAAAACGGAAACTTCTCAAAAACCTAAGAGCAAGAAAAGTCCACTACATGATCTATTGGCAGAAGAAGTTTTGAAGAAATCCAACGAAAAAGATGCTGAGGTTCCTAAGAATACATCATCCTCTCAGAATATAGCTATCCAGTCAGAATCACCGGATGATTCAAAATTCATCGAGGCAAAAGATACCAAAAGAGGCCGGAAAAAGTCAACAAAATCAAAGGGTTCAGGAGTTAAAGCCTCCGTGCCCAATGCATCTGTGGAAGTGCCCATCTCTTCGAGCCCCATTGAAAAAGGCAAAAGCTCCCGCTCTTCACTGCAGGAGAAAGAAGTGTTGCCTGCCATACCCACAGGCCCCTCGTTGGGAGACTTTGTTCCGTGGAAAGGGGAAAGGGAGCTACCTAGCTCAACTCCTTCGCTAGCATGGTCTACTGATTTTGTTAAGTTCCCTAAACCGACATCATTAAGGGACATTTTAAAGGAGCAGGAGAAGAAGTCTTCTTCTGCGGTTCCTGCCAACCCAATGCCTACCCCTCAGAAAGTGCAGTCTTCCCAGTCTATACGGAATGGTGGTTCTTCATGGTCATTCtcagcttcctctccatccaaAGCCGCATCTCCAATCCAGATAAATTCTCATGCTACTTCTCAGTCAAAATACAAAGGGGATGATGACTTATTCTGGGGTCCAGTTGAGCAGTCTAAGCCGGAAACTAAGCA GTCAGATTTCCCTCAGCTTGGAAGCCAAGGGATCTCGGGTTTAAAGAATACACCTGTTAAAGGGAGTTCACCTGCATCTTTATCTCGTCAAAAATCAGTGAGCAGCAAACCAACTGAGCAACGGTCTCTGTTATCATCATCACCTGCCTCATCTCAATCCTTGCTTAAAACCAAAAAAGATTCCATGACTAAGCATTCTG AGGCAATGGGCTTCCGAGATTGGTGTGAGAGCGAGTGCGATCGGCTAATAGGTACAAAAG ATACAAGTTTCCTTGAATTTTGCTTGAAGCAATCGAGATCCGAAGCCGAGTTGCTTCTCGTAGAAAACCTTGGATCATATGACCCGGAACATGAATTCATTGAGAAGTTCCTCAACTACAAGGATATGTTACCATCAGATGTTTTGGAAATAGCCTTCCAGAGCAAAACCGATAAGAAGGCTACTGGAGTCAGTGCCAGCGGTGTGCTATCTGCTAATGCAGATATGCAGGATATGGACAACACAGAAGCATCTGGGATAGGAGGGGGaaagaagaagacaaagaaaGGGAAAAAGGTTAGCCCTGCAGTTTTGGGATTCAATGTTGTGAGTAACAGGATCATGATGGGTGAGATCCAGACAGTAGAAGATTAA